The following proteins come from a genomic window of Solwaraspora sp. WMMA2065:
- the pip gene encoding prolyl aminopeptidase: MTEPYDTGVLDVGDGHQLYWEVCGNPDGVPVVVLHGGPGSGCTPRHRRTLDPERFRLVVFDQRNCGRSTPSAADPATDLSTNTTAHLVADIERLREHLGIDRWVVYGDSWGATLALAYATNHPDRVRGMILVAVTMTRRCEVDWLYRGAGRFFPEAWQRFIAHAGLPGYRLPTDTEPPIEPVLLRYGQVLAHPDPAVRQRAADEWCAWEDALISEEHNGNPGAYSDRELRQRLTMTRICAHYFGNGAFLADGEILRNVPRLAGIPGVLIHGRTDVSGPAITPWEIAQVWPDARLHIIGDAGHTGTATMRRVLADAADTMARTRPCHIALDLDGRTGRFSE, from the coding sequence ATGACCGAGCCGTACGACACCGGGGTGCTCGACGTCGGCGACGGCCACCAGCTCTACTGGGAGGTCTGCGGCAACCCCGACGGCGTACCCGTCGTCGTGTTGCACGGCGGGCCGGGCAGCGGATGCACGCCCCGGCACCGCCGGACGCTCGACCCCGAACGGTTCCGGCTCGTAGTGTTCGACCAGCGCAACTGCGGACGCAGCACCCCGTCGGCCGCCGACCCCGCCACCGATCTGAGCACCAACACCACCGCCCACCTCGTCGCCGACATCGAACGGCTGCGTGAGCACCTCGGCATCGACCGCTGGGTCGTGTACGGCGACTCCTGGGGCGCGACGCTGGCCCTGGCGTACGCGACGAACCACCCCGACCGGGTACGCGGCATGATCCTCGTCGCGGTCACCATGACCCGCCGCTGCGAGGTCGACTGGCTGTACCGGGGTGCCGGCCGCTTCTTCCCCGAAGCGTGGCAGCGGTTCATCGCCCACGCCGGCCTGCCCGGCTACCGGCTGCCGACCGACACCGAGCCGCCGATCGAGCCGGTGCTGCTGCGCTACGGCCAAGTGCTCGCCCACCCCGACCCGGCGGTACGCCAGCGGGCCGCCGACGAGTGGTGCGCCTGGGAGGACGCGCTGATCTCCGAGGAGCACAACGGCAACCCGGGCGCGTACTCCGACCGGGAGCTGCGGCAGCGGCTCACGATGACCCGGATCTGCGCGCACTACTTCGGCAACGGCGCGTTCCTCGCCGACGGCGAAATCCTGCGCAACGTGCCGAGACTGGCCGGGATCCCGGGGGTGCTGATCCACGGGCGCACCGATGTCAGCGGTCCGGCGATCACCCCGTGGGAGATCGCGCAGGTCTGGCCCGACGCGCGGCTGCACATCATCGGCGACGCCGGCCACACCGGCACCGCCACGATGCGGCGCGTCCTGGCCGACGCCGCCGACACGATGGCCCGCACGCGGCCATGCCACATCGCGCTCGATCTCGATGGTCGGACGGGGCGGTTCAGTGAATGA
- a CDS encoding TetR/AcrR family transcriptional regulator has product MTPQPARRSEQSRRAILAAALALLTEQGYPAVTVEAIAARAGVGKQTIYRWWRGKGAVILDALADNLPEVLALPDTGDLRADLRQVLRATVAEFADPRLSATTRAITIETLADEELADQARDRLLRPQLDMVRTRLEAARDAGQVRPDAPLDQVVELLFGPLYHRWLLRTGPLTDEYADSIVDLVVAAVTPAGASTGTAASTR; this is encoded by the coding sequence GTGACCCCACAGCCCGCCCGTCGCAGCGAGCAGTCCCGCCGCGCGATCCTCGCCGCCGCCCTGGCGCTACTGACCGAGCAGGGCTACCCCGCCGTCACCGTCGAGGCCATCGCCGCCCGGGCCGGGGTCGGCAAGCAGACCATCTACCGCTGGTGGCGCGGCAAGGGGGCGGTCATCCTGGACGCGCTCGCCGACAACCTGCCGGAGGTCCTCGCCCTGCCCGACACCGGCGACCTGCGGGCCGACCTGCGTCAGGTGCTCCGGGCCACCGTCGCCGAGTTCGCCGATCCACGACTGTCCGCCACCACCCGCGCCATCACCATCGAGACACTCGCCGACGAGGAACTGGCCGACCAGGCGCGCGACCGGCTGCTCCGCCCCCAACTGGACATGGTCCGCACTCGGCTGGAGGCCGCCCGCGACGCCGGCCAGGTCCGCCCCGACGCCCCCCTGGACCAGGTCGTGGAGCTGTTGTTCGGCCCGCTCTACCATCGTTGGCTGCTGCGCACCGGCCCGCTGACCGACGAGTACGCCGACAGCATCGTCGACCTCGTCGTCGCCGCCGTCACCCCCGCCGGTGCCTCCACCGGCACCGCTGCCAGCACCCGCTGA
- a CDS encoding macrolide family glycosyltransferase, protein MPHIAMVSIPFHGHVNPSLEIIRTLVQRGHRVTYANDPAFADVIERTGAELKPYETTLPGDGGSGTEDPIEQLTLFLDDAIAMLPQLRAAYADDRPDLFLYDIAGAPARLLGEQWGIPAVQLSSTFVAWDGYEQEMASVVEAMRADPRGADYYRRFEQWLASEGSSVTDSMAFQGRPMRSLVLPPEALQPHADRVDRSVYSFVGPVLGDRSHQGTWVRPDGVDNVLLVSLGSAFTRQAEFYRRCVAAFGDLPGWHTVLQIGSHVDPAELGPVPDSVEVHPWVPQLAVLEQADGFVTHAGMGGSSEGLYCGTPMIAVPQAADQFANAEQLASLGVARIVDSATVTAAELRGTLLALTADPDVAARSADLKRQARSAGGADRAADLIEAELAAAGGHHATGPGAASILGQCGVADVELWGRR, encoded by the coding sequence GTGCCGCACATCGCCATGGTCAGCATCCCGTTCCACGGCCACGTCAACCCGAGCCTGGAGATCATCCGTACCCTCGTGCAGCGCGGCCACCGGGTCACCTACGCCAACGACCCCGCCTTCGCCGACGTCATCGAGCGCACCGGTGCCGAGCTGAAGCCGTACGAAACGACGCTGCCCGGCGACGGTGGATCCGGGACCGAGGACCCGATCGAGCAGCTCACGCTCTTCCTCGACGACGCCATCGCCATGCTGCCGCAACTGCGGGCCGCCTACGCCGACGACCGGCCGGACCTGTTCCTCTACGACATCGCCGGCGCACCGGCCCGGCTGCTCGGCGAGCAGTGGGGCATTCCGGCCGTCCAGCTGTCGTCGACGTTCGTGGCCTGGGACGGCTACGAACAGGAGATGGCGTCGGTCGTCGAGGCGATGCGGGCCGATCCGCGCGGCGCCGACTACTACCGGCGGTTCGAGCAGTGGCTGGCCTCGGAGGGTTCGTCGGTCACCGACAGCATGGCGTTCCAGGGCCGGCCGATGCGCAGCCTCGTGCTGCCCCCGGAGGCGCTCCAGCCGCACGCCGACCGGGTGGACCGGTCCGTCTACAGTTTCGTCGGCCCGGTCCTGGGTGACCGCTCCCACCAGGGGACCTGGGTCCGACCGGACGGCGTCGACAACGTACTGCTGGTCTCCCTCGGCTCCGCCTTCACCCGGCAGGCCGAGTTCTACCGCCGGTGCGTCGCCGCCTTCGGTGACCTGCCCGGCTGGCACACCGTGCTGCAGATCGGCAGCCACGTCGACCCCGCCGAGCTCGGTCCTGTTCCGGACAGCGTCGAGGTCCACCCGTGGGTGCCGCAGCTCGCCGTACTGGAGCAGGCCGACGGCTTCGTCACTCACGCCGGCATGGGCGGCAGCAGCGAAGGCCTCTACTGCGGGACCCCGATGATCGCCGTACCGCAGGCGGCCGACCAGTTCGCGAACGCCGAGCAGCTGGCCAGCCTGGGCGTCGCCCGGATCGTCGACTCGGCCACCGTCACCGCGGCGGAGCTACGTGGGACGCTGCTCGCCCTCACAGCGGACCCCGACGTGGCGGCCCGTAGCGCCGACCTGAAGCGGCAGGCCCGGTCGGCGGGCGGCGCCGACCGGGCCGCTGATCTGATCGAGGCCGAACTCGCCGCTGCTGGCGGACATCACGCCACCGGACCAGGCGCTGCTTCCATTTTGGGTCAGTGCGGTGTGGCCGACGTTGAACTGTGGGGGCGTCGGTGA
- a CDS encoding helix-turn-helix domain-containing protein, translating into MEYVSRVPRPPLDGLIDDLYYLEGTPPYARLTLLPTPAALLIVNLGAPFRIRAGTDIETAEYADGCVVTTPTRAYDFSYPVRTRSVGVHVKPWGLAPFLPMPAAELCDRPVTIEQVWGRAAVAELRDRLAAADTPQQMLTLLEEELTRRLRATAGLGLVRHTSGVITATRGAVAIGDLGTAAGVSSTHLARRFKELVGVTPKRLARTYRFAATVFAIDPAGPVDWAELASGAGYFDQAHFGHEFRAFTGLTPTRYVEVRRRFLREHPGHVLDRWPLAAD; encoded by the coding sequence ATGGAGTACGTGTCGAGAGTGCCGCGACCACCGCTGGACGGGCTAATCGACGACCTCTACTACCTGGAAGGTACGCCGCCGTACGCCCGGTTGACGCTGCTGCCGACGCCGGCGGCGTTGCTCATCGTCAACCTCGGGGCACCGTTTCGCATCCGCGCCGGCACCGACATCGAGACGGCCGAATACGCCGACGGCTGCGTGGTCACCACGCCCACCCGCGCGTACGACTTCAGCTACCCGGTCCGGACCCGGTCGGTTGGCGTGCACGTCAAACCGTGGGGGCTGGCCCCGTTCCTGCCGATGCCGGCCGCCGAGCTGTGTGACCGGCCGGTGACGATCGAACAGGTGTGGGGTCGGGCCGCCGTCGCCGAGCTGCGAGACCGGCTGGCTGCGGCGGACACGCCGCAGCAGATGCTGACGCTGCTTGAGGAGGAGCTGACGCGACGGCTGCGCGCGACCGCCGGTCTGGGACTGGTCCGCCACACGAGCGGCGTCATCACGGCGACCCGGGGGGCGGTCGCGATCGGCGACCTGGGCACGGCGGCCGGTGTCAGCAGCACCCATCTGGCGCGGCGGTTCAAGGAGCTCGTCGGCGTCACGCCGAAGCGGCTGGCCCGCACGTACCGCTTCGCCGCCACCGTGTTCGCGATCGACCCGGCCGGACCGGTCGACTGGGCCGAGCTCGCCAGCGGCGCGGGTTACTTCGACCAGGCGCATTTCGGCCACGAGTTCCGGGCGTTCACCGGGCTCACGCCGACCCGGTACGTCGAGGTCCGGCGGCGGTTCCTACGTGAGCATCCCGGCCATGTGCTGGACCGCTGGCCGCTAGCGGCGGATTGA
- a CDS encoding dihydrofolate reductase family protein translates to MGTVVMYSSVSVDGFIADVKDQPGPLFDWLSSGDVPLDDSGGLTVSQISYDYIRPYWDQIGVTIVGRHVFDMTDGWGGTPPAGVEHVVVVTHRPAPEGWDPEAPFHFVDGVEAAVATAQELAGDRLVEVAAGDVGGQALAAGLVDEVRMDVVPVVFGSGKRFFGSVDTQHLLDDPDVIIQGNRVLHLRYRLRRPSA, encoded by the coding sequence GTGGGCACGGTGGTCATGTACAGCTCGGTGTCGGTGGACGGCTTCATCGCCGACGTCAAGGACCAGCCCGGACCGCTGTTCGACTGGCTGTCCAGCGGTGACGTCCCGTTGGACGACAGCGGCGGCCTGACGGTGTCGCAGATCTCCTACGACTACATCCGGCCGTACTGGGACCAGATCGGGGTGACGATCGTCGGCCGGCACGTCTTCGACATGACGGACGGCTGGGGCGGCACGCCTCCGGCCGGGGTCGAGCATGTGGTCGTCGTGACACACCGGCCGGCCCCGGAGGGCTGGGACCCGGAGGCGCCGTTCCACTTCGTCGACGGCGTCGAGGCGGCCGTTGCCACGGCGCAGGAGCTCGCCGGCGACCGTCTGGTCGAGGTCGCCGCAGGCGACGTCGGCGGCCAGGCGCTCGCCGCAGGCCTGGTCGACGAGGTACGCATGGACGTCGTACCCGTCGTGTTCGGGTCCGGCAAACGCTTCTTCGGGTCGGTCGACACACAGCACCTCCTGGACGATCCTGACGTGATCATTCAGGGCAACCGGGTCCTTCACCTGCGCTATCGGCTGCGCCGCCCGTCAGCCTGA
- a CDS encoding histidine phosphatase family protein gives MDTVAQLTIVRHGQSTANAAFADAHARGLADHGLTGRDADIELTALGWQQATHLGRWLATRPADQRPDVVVCSPYLRARQTWTRVAGTAAALGVPCPEAVVDARLCDRLMGDLELFTPLMITQRFPAEAARLAADGPYAYRPPGGETFGDVVARVKAVLAGLERDHAGRRVLVVAHDAVVIAARHILDGLPFTELDAIIATTPVANASITRYVATGDGLELVEFATTAHLPP, from the coding sequence ATGGACACCGTCGCGCAGCTGACCATCGTCCGCCACGGGCAGAGCACCGCGAACGCGGCCTTCGCCGACGCCCACGCCCGAGGTCTGGCCGACCACGGCCTCACCGGCCGCGACGCCGACATCGAGCTGACCGCGCTCGGCTGGCAGCAGGCCACCCACCTCGGTCGCTGGCTCGCCACCCGACCCGCCGACCAGCGGCCCGACGTGGTTGTCTGCTCCCCGTACCTGCGGGCCCGTCAGACCTGGACCCGCGTGGCCGGCACCGCCGCCGCGCTCGGCGTACCGTGCCCGGAGGCGGTCGTCGACGCGCGGTTGTGCGACCGGCTGATGGGTGACCTCGAACTGTTCACCCCGCTGATGATCACCCAGCGGTTTCCGGCCGAGGCCGCCCGGCTCGCCGCAGACGGGCCGTACGCCTACCGCCCGCCCGGCGGTGAGACGTTCGGCGACGTCGTCGCGCGCGTCAAGGCCGTCCTGGCCGGGCTGGAGCGTGATCACGCCGGCCGGCGTGTCCTGGTCGTCGCCCACGACGCGGTGGTCATCGCGGCCCGGCACATCCTCGACGGCCTGCCGTTCACCGAACTTGACGCGATCATCGCGACCACGCCGGTCGCCAACGCGTCGATCACCCGCTACGTCGCCACCGGTGACGGCCTCGAACTGGTCGAGTTCGCCACCACCGCCCACCTGCCGCCGTGA
- a CDS encoding D-Ala-D-Ala carboxypeptidase family metallohydrolase: MSGNDVKQLQIRVSGYPGYGAVLALDGAYGPATRSAVIRFQQADGLAADGVAGPRTFNKIYQLQDNDCTPANFSYAELNNCNSSWSGGAVSASTAKFNALVSMWKLQAMRRALGNVPLYVSSGFRSYSCNSAVGGASNSRHLYGDGVDLVGSPSFCRIAQQARYHGFSNILGPGYPGHSDHTHLGATPSRSWSASSCGI, from the coding sequence ATGTCCGGTAATGACGTCAAGCAGCTGCAGATCCGCGTCTCGGGCTACCCGGGCTACGGCGCGGTGCTCGCCCTCGACGGGGCGTACGGCCCGGCCACCCGGTCTGCGGTGATCCGCTTCCAGCAGGCCGACGGCCTCGCCGCCGACGGCGTCGCCGGCCCGCGGACCTTCAACAAGATCTACCAGCTCCAGGACAACGACTGCACGCCGGCCAACTTCAGCTACGCCGAGCTGAACAACTGCAACAGCAGCTGGTCCGGTGGCGCGGTGTCCGCCAGCACCGCCAAGTTCAACGCCCTCGTGTCGATGTGGAAACTGCAGGCCATGCGGCGTGCGCTCGGCAACGTACCGCTCTATGTCAGCAGCGGCTTCCGCAGCTACTCCTGCAACAGCGCGGTCGGCGGCGCCTCCAACAGCCGGCACCTGTACGGCGACGGCGTTGACCTGGTCGGCTCGCCCTCGTTCTGTCGGATCGCCCAGCAGGCCCGCTACCACGGCTTCAGCAACATTCTCGGCCCCGGCTACCCCGGCCACAGCGACCACACCCACCTGGGCGCCACGCCGAGCCGGTCCTGGTCCGCGTCGAGCTGCGGCATCTGA
- a CDS encoding transposase translates to MPAPKKYSDELRERATRLAVEARRDPASAVGAIRRIADQLGAHPEALRVWVKQAETDTGGRPGTTSGDAGPSGSALRQARQRLGPAPQGTAMSGVKRQYMGCAGRVSKRHQHGLPGLRAGTDRPRPDHRPAVDPRRASHRPGYRRADRAAPHAEFRTKGQLAIDLCTHAYADLPKVVDTMQRLALLWCPELPQLKRAERRWAAYVEPADLPLLRGDTLLHTDCSPDNVLIDGDAARLIDWAWPTLGAGFIDPSCLIVRLIFAGHSPEQAEACMSPASAWTSAPTRTVDVFASALARMWAQIAAADPNPWKNGMAKAALAWEAHHRAKLRMTESSES, encoded by the coding sequence ATGCCCGCACCGAAGAAGTACTCCGACGAGCTGCGTGAGCGCGCGACCCGGTTGGCGGTCGAGGCCCGCCGGGACCCGGCGTCCGCGGTGGGCGCGATCCGGCGGATCGCTGACCAGCTCGGGGCCCATCCCGAGGCGTTGCGGGTCTGGGTGAAGCAGGCCGAGACCGACACCGGAGGGCGGCCGGGCACCACCAGCGGCGACGCCGGCCCCAGTGGCAGCGCGTTACGGCAGGCCCGGCAACGACTCGGGCCGGCCCCGCAGGGTACGGCGATGTCCGGGGTGAAACGGCAGTACATGGGCTGCGCCGGTCGGGTCTCCAAAAGGCATCAACACGGTCTACCTGGCCTACGCGCGGGAACGGACCGGCCACGCCCGGATCACCGCCCGGCAGTGGATCCCCGCCGAGCAAGTCACCGACCCGGATACCGCCGCGCGGACCGGGCTGCCCCGCACGCGGAGTTCCGCACGAAGGGCCAACTCGCGATCGACCTGTGCACTCACGCGTACGCCGACCTGCCCAAGGTCGTCGACACGATGCAGCGCCTGGCGCTGCTCTGGTGTCCCGAACTGCCTCAGCTCAAACGGGCCGAGCGGCGATGGGCGGCGTACGTCGAGCCGGCCGATCTGCCCCTGCTGCGCGGTGACACCCTCCTGCACACCGACTGCAGCCCGGACAACGTGCTCATCGACGGGGACGCGGCCCGCCTGATCGACTGGGCATGGCCGACGCTCGGCGCTGGGTTCATCGACCCGAGCTGTCTGATCGTGCGCCTGATCTTTGCCGGCCACAGCCCGGAGCAGGCCGAAGCGTGCATGAGCCCAGCTTCGGCCTGGACCAGTGCCCCGACCCGGACTGTCGATGTCTTCGCGTCCGCCCTCGCCCGGATGTGGGCGCAGATCGCCGCCGCCGACCCGAACCCCTGGAAGAACGGTATGGCCAAGGCTGCCCTGGCATGGGAAGCACACCACCGCGCCAAGTTGCGAATGACAGAGAGTAGTGAGTCTTGA
- a CDS encoding cob(I)yrinic acid a,c-diamide adenosyltransferase, translating into MVNLTRIYTKTGDTGTTALGDMSRVGKTDSRLQAYADVDETNSVIGVAIAVGGLDADVRTLLERIQNDLFDVGADLCTPTSPPDPAMPQLRVNVGYVTFLEGQCDHYNEALTKLRSFVLPGGTPGAAFLHQARTVARRAERSTWQALSEYPGTMNRDTAQYLNRLSDLLFILARHANRDQGDILWKPGANR; encoded by the coding sequence ATGGTCAACCTGACCCGCATCTACACCAAGACCGGTGACACCGGTACGACCGCTCTCGGCGACATGAGCCGGGTCGGCAAGACCGACAGCCGCTTGCAGGCCTACGCCGACGTGGACGAGACGAACTCGGTCATCGGCGTAGCGATCGCCGTCGGTGGCCTCGACGCCGACGTGCGGACCCTCCTGGAACGCATCCAGAACGACCTGTTCGACGTCGGTGCCGACCTGTGCACGCCGACCTCCCCGCCCGACCCCGCGATGCCACAGCTGCGCGTCAACGTCGGGTACGTTACCTTCCTCGAAGGGCAGTGTGATCACTACAACGAGGCCCTGACCAAGCTGCGCAGCTTCGTTCTGCCCGGCGGGACACCTGGCGCCGCGTTCCTGCACCAGGCCCGTACCGTGGCCCGCCGCGCCGAACGCTCCACCTGGCAGGCCCTGTCCGAGTACCCCGGCACAATGAACCGCGACACGGCCCAGTACCTTAACCGGCTTTCGGACCTGCTGTTCATCCTGGCTCGCCACGCCAACCGGGACCAGGGCGACATCCTGTGGAAGCCGGGCGCCAACCGCTGA
- a CDS encoding aminoglycoside phosphotransferase family protein, whose translation MTEHDVLRAHLTSRWKLDDLQLVGQGLEFTVFRAVAPDGCPVALRLAGQRFSSNVNDPHVDVRNLLIQEYRITRHLAAAGFAVAEPIELHLSDHDGEPDMLMARYVPDDGSRLDGRLLGSTLARLHRLPPPPLTPVAAEETGTPQVLTARVLRRWAEVGCLISDWPAPPAASALSAALDRIGTAGLVHLDVRSANVRRCNGRVEALLDWSNTLLGDATVEFGRLIEYARYPENELDLADIRDGYVRTSPLPPDDDPATLACRLDAALMLALVFLSEAPDPLRGPAAADHARELGERFAASLSLQEHPWST comes from the coding sequence ATGACCGAACACGATGTCCTGCGCGCTCACCTCACCTCCCGCTGGAAGCTCGACGATCTGCAACTGGTCGGCCAGGGCCTGGAGTTCACCGTCTTCCGAGCAGTGGCGCCCGACGGCTGCCCGGTCGCTCTGCGGCTGGCCGGGCAGCGCTTCTCCTCGAACGTCAACGATCCGCACGTGGACGTCCGGAACTTGCTGATCCAGGAGTACCGGATCACTCGGCATCTGGCCGCAGCCGGGTTCGCGGTGGCCGAGCCGATCGAGTTGCACCTGTCCGACCACGACGGTGAACCCGACATGCTCATGGCGCGGTACGTCCCCGACGACGGCAGCCGACTCGACGGTCGCCTGCTCGGATCTACCCTGGCCCGGCTGCACCGTCTCCCGCCACCGCCGCTGACTCCGGTGGCAGCGGAGGAAACCGGCACTCCCCAGGTGCTCACCGCCCGTGTCCTGCGCCGCTGGGCCGAGGTAGGATGCCTGATCAGTGACTGGCCCGCACCGCCGGCCGCGTCCGCGCTGAGCGCGGCACTCGACCGGATCGGCACGGCCGGGCTGGTCCACCTCGACGTGCGCAGCGCCAACGTCCGGCGGTGCAACGGCCGCGTCGAGGCGCTGCTGGACTGGTCCAACACCCTGCTGGGCGACGCCACCGTGGAGTTCGGCCGGCTCATCGAGTACGCCCGCTACCCGGAAAACGAACTCGACCTGGCCGACATCCGCGACGGCTACGTCCGCACCAGCCCACTCCCGCCCGACGACGACCCGGCGACGCTGGCCTGCCGCCTCGACGCCGCCCTGATGCTCGCCCTGGTCTTCCTCTCCGAAGCGCCGGATCCGCTGCGTGGCCCGGCCGCCGCCGACCACGCCCGCGAACTCGGCGAACGGTTCGCCGCCTCTCTCTCCCTACAGGAGCACCCATGGTCAACCTGA
- a CDS encoding MFS transporter, with protein sequence MRSRTAYRRLVAAVGVSGVGDGVRFAALPLLAAAVLDDGFQVAVVTAATTVPWLLFGLPAGVYADRVERRRLMVLADVLRMATMSAAVLLLIAGWMSFWPLVGVALLLGIGEVVFDCASFAYLPRVVAAEDLETANGRLFAVQTIGRDLLGHLLGGVLFAVGRTVPFVLDAVSFAGSALVLRGLPDARPDPGSRTKPDLVAEIRQGIEFLLRDRLLRLITVSAGLINAVYLGQVAVFVLLVRDVLDLPSAAYGALVAGGALGGVLGGVVAARAARRFGRASTLGASLALIGLAGVGVAATREVIVVALAYAASGMGVMMWNVIAVSLRQGVIPDHLLGRTTGAYRLVAWGMMPVGALALGAIGDAAGPRAAFLTGGALLLVLCLAVVPVLRRDPRTR encoded by the coding sequence CGGTTCGCTGCGCTGCCGCTGCTGGCCGCTGCGGTGCTCGACGACGGATTCCAGGTGGCCGTGGTCACTGCGGCCACCACCGTTCCCTGGCTGCTGTTCGGACTGCCGGCGGGCGTGTACGCCGACCGTGTCGAGCGACGCCGGCTGATGGTACTGGCCGACGTGCTGCGCATGGCGACGATGAGCGCCGCGGTGCTGCTGCTGATCGCGGGATGGATGTCGTTCTGGCCGCTGGTGGGGGTGGCGCTGCTGCTCGGTATCGGTGAGGTGGTCTTTGACTGCGCCTCGTTCGCCTACCTGCCGCGAGTGGTGGCTGCCGAGGATCTGGAGACGGCCAACGGCCGGCTGTTCGCTGTGCAGACGATCGGCCGCGACCTGCTGGGCCATCTACTCGGTGGGGTGCTGTTCGCGGTCGGCCGGACGGTGCCCTTCGTACTGGACGCGGTGTCGTTTGCCGGGTCCGCGCTGGTGCTGCGCGGGCTGCCGGACGCCCGGCCGGATCCGGGCTCTAGGACGAAGCCCGATCTGGTGGCCGAGATCCGCCAGGGCATCGAATTTCTGCTCCGGGATCGGCTGCTGCGCCTGATCACGGTGTCCGCCGGACTCATCAACGCGGTTTACCTCGGCCAAGTCGCGGTGTTTGTCTTACTCGTCCGCGACGTTCTGGACCTGCCGTCGGCGGCGTACGGCGCGCTGGTGGCCGGCGGCGCGCTCGGTGGGGTACTCGGCGGTGTGGTCGCGGCGCGGGCCGCCCGGCGGTTCGGCCGTGCGTCAACACTCGGCGCCAGCCTGGCACTGATCGGCCTCGCCGGGGTTGGAGTGGCGGCCACCCGTGAGGTGATCGTGGTGGCGCTGGCGTACGCCGCATCGGGTATGGGGGTTATGATGTGGAATGTCATAGCTGTGTCGTTGCGCCAGGGCGTGATCCCCGACCACCTGTTAGGCCGCACCACGGGCGCATACCGGCTGGTCGCGTGGGGCATGATGCCGGTGGGCGCGCTCGCACTGGGCGCGATCGGTGACGCCGCCGGCCCGCGCGCGGCCTTCCTTACCGGCGGGGCGCTGCTACTGGTGCTCTGCCTGGCCGTCGTTCCCGTGCTACGGCGCGACCCCCGTACCCGCTGA